The Paenibacillus sp. FSL W8-0426 region TTTCAACAATCGAATGGTAAACGAGGTCCCTTGTGAGAGTTCACTTTTAACCGTGATCGTGCCGTTATGGGCTTGAATCAGCTTATAGACGATGGCCATGCCCAATCCCGTGCCCTCGGAAGCAGCATCCGTCGTAGTGCCGCGGAAATATTGCTGGAATACATGTTCTACCGTATGGGGCGGCATGCCTACGCCGTTGTCTGCAATGCGAATCGTCGCATGCTCTCCTGTTTCCTCGATCTCGACGTAGATATCCGTATGTTCCGGGTTATGGATGATGGAGTTCATCATAATATTTTGCAGGATACGCTGCATGTATTTCATGTCAAAATCGACGTGAATGACCGACGGATCTGCTTGAAAATGCAAGCGGTAGCTGCTTGCTTGCGGAGTATTGCTGATATCCGCAACTGCCCTTTTGGTAAATTCGACGATATCCTGCATCGTCTTCTGCAGTGGCAGCGCGCCTTCAGCGCTATGGAGCTGTGTGACGAGGCTTAAATCTTGTATCAATTCCTCCATATGCTTCCCTTTGCCGTCCATTTCCCGGATGAACGACATCGCCTCTTCCTTCGACCACTCGTATTGCTCATTTA contains the following coding sequences:
- a CDS encoding HAMP domain-containing sensor histidine kinase, which gives rise to MRIKTRFTIHLALGLVLWLLGTGISIAIIVEGLLPSLGFHINMDDEGLIVGGIFGVSTLLCIALFGWYFGGPIGFLMSWIQQLSRDNYMEPGNMANIYNRTGKLRMRYRLYKEVLQQLQSLGSILQANEVERNRIEQAKQEWIAGISHDLKTPLTYIRGYSALLLNEQYEWSKEEAMSFIREMDGKGKHMEELIQDLSLVTQLHSAEGALPLQKTMQDIVEFTKRAVADISNTPQASSYRLHFQADPSVIHVDFDMKYMQRILQNIMMNSIIHNPEHTDIYVEIEETGEHATIRIADNGVGMPPHTVEHVFQQYFRGTTTDAASEGTGLGMAIVYKLIQAHNGTITVKSELSQGTSFTIRLLKSNPH